A part of Amblyraja radiata isolate CabotCenter1 chromosome 23, sAmbRad1.1.pri, whole genome shotgun sequence genomic DNA contains:
- the LOC116986439 gene encoding E2F-associated phosphoprotein, giving the protein MNSLEADDPYLVEELSEEEEDPASSSEDELDILLHGTPERKRKLIKEYLTGESESSDDEFEKEMAAELDTTMKVIEGSWSFTPEGASSSAVSSQPRAAPEQQYYNEVYFDSDSEGEDEQEGSGSKKKCSKRQKVLTNDELLYDPDQDDRDQAWVDMQRRGYRGLKQHMSESLPIPVSDAVLNCPACMTTLCLDCQRHDLYKEQYRAMFVMNCIINRGEILKYKNPTNGKRRNRSKKVKYPSDKTTGSSEQHGEETYHPVRCAECLVEVAVFDKDEVYHFFNVLASHC; this is encoded by the exons ATGAACAGCCTGGAAGCCGACGACCCGTACCTGGTGGAGGAGCTGAGTGAAGAAGAGGAAGACCCGGCGtcgag CTCCGAGGACGAATTAGATATTCTACTCCATGGCACGCCTGAACGCAAACGCAAATTGATCAAGGAATATTTAACAGGTGAAAGTGAATCCAGCGATGACGAATTTGAGAAGGAGATGGCAGCGGAGCTGGATACCACCATGAAGGTTATTGAGGGGAGCTGGTCATTCACACCtgaag GTGCTTCCTCCAGTGCCGTGAGCTCTCAGCCGCGAGCTGCTCCCGAACAGCAATACTACAACGAAGTGTACTTTGACTCGGACTCTGAGGGTGAAGATGAACAGG AAGGAAGTGGTTCAAAGAAGAAATGCAGCAAGCGGCAGAAGGTTTTGACAAATGATGAGCTTTTGTATGACCCAGATCAAGATGATCGTGACCAGGCCTGGGTTGACATGCAGAGGAGAGG CTATCGTGGACTTAAGCAACACATGTCAGAATCGCTGCCAATCCCTGTCAGCGATGCAGTTTTGAACTGCCCAGCATGCATGACAACTCTGTGTCTGGATTGCCAACG GCACGACTTGTACAAGGAGCAGTACAGAGCTATGTTTGTGATGAATTGCATTATCAACAGAGGAGAAATTCTCAAGTACAAGAATCCTACCAATGGGAAAAGAAGGAACAGATCCAAGAAAGTGAAATATCCAAGTGACAAAACTACAGGCAGCTCAGAGCAGCATGGGGAGGAGACATATCATCCAGTACGCTGTGCTGAGTGTTTAGTGGAAGTAGCTGTTTTTGACAAAGATGAAGTGTATCATTTCTTTAATGTTCTGGCTAGCCACTGTTAG
- the LOC116986437 gene encoding uncharacterized protein LOC116986437 yields MGTYAAPQYPVNTYAKIQYPAGTPASSQYPTETNAKTEYPAGTYATSQYPGGTFATSSGKTEYPLSVIAKPEYPAGVYAKPEHPVGIYATSQYPGGIYPTSQYPGGIYPTSQYPGGIYPTSQYPGASYATALYPGGTYGTSEYPVEFHAKTQYPMRTAGETQHPGSYYVADQYPMKTYVMGQYRMGTYNSVPYQTRNYISGHYPPMTNYAHEYAVRNYIMGHNQMQTYGADQYLMQAYLSPEDSARTDTMGRYSTTNHDTDQNIRRTNNANQNFEMTNTVYENLSRAESTDQDFERAESADQDIGRVESVDQDFERADTADQDAERNETADQEAMRYSSEDQDSLRADSVDQDSVSAEQYSVRTDSVEQDPIKIDSRSQDLLMIDKDQDSMRTESAEHSAAKNNSQDMDGMKSIAESSMRNYFIPQYPLNANVTGQYPVMANGGEEYFFQAYSRPHFPVRSYIVNPVSTRAYMAVQNPTWVDSTEQDFNKMMSPTQSPAKSSDQSHAKTRSSEQNSAKTRSPEHSLPKTSSPEHSLPKTSPEHSLPKTSPEHSLPKTSPGNSLPKTRSPEHSRPKTSPEHSLPKTRTPEHSRPKTRSPEHSLPKTRSPEHSLAKPRGLEQSVVKTQNLEQSVVKNRNPTQSSAKTRSPGQNFAKNRSLIQGPVENREQPPGPMKTKSPGQDNTISKTEEPVGTYVSAQYPVAIRYPGLYPIRSYLPSHYPSGPYYTHHVPVKTYVTPPCPMRNCVTPQYPMQTYFQYPLMNYSSPQYPVRSYQIPVYPLKTNMELKYPARSLSL; encoded by the coding sequence ATGGGAACCTATGCTGCACCTCAATATCCTGTGAATACCTATGCTAAAATTCAGTATCCGGCGGGAACTCCTGCTTCATCTCAGTATCCTACAGAGACCAATGCTAAAACTGAATATCCTGCGGGGACTTATGCCACGTCTCAGTATCCTGGAGGAACCTTTGCCACATCCTCTGGCAAAACTGAGTATCCTTTGAGTGTCATTGCCAAACCTGAATATCCTGCGGGTGTCTATGCCAAACCTGAGCATCCTGTGGGAATCTATGCCACATCTCAGTATCCTGGAGGAATCTACCCTACATCTCAGTATCCTGGAGGAATCTACCCTACATCTCAGTATCCTGGAGGAATCTACCCTACATCTCAGTACCCTGGAGCCTCCTATGCCACAGCTCTTTACCCTGGAGGAACTTATGGTACATCTGAATATCCTGTGGAATTTCATGCCAAAACGCAGTATCCTATGAGGaccgctggtgaaactcagcatcCTGGAAGCTACTATGTAGCAGATCAATATCCAATGAAGACTTATGTCATGGGTCAGTATCGCATGGGCACTTACAACTCAGTTCCATATCAGACTAGAAACTACATCTCAGGTCACTATCCTCCGATGACCAACtatgcacatgaatatgcagtcaGGAATTACATCATGGGCCACAATCAAATGCAAACTTATGGTGCAGACCAATACCTTATGCAAGCCTATCTTTCACCTGAAGATTCTGCGAGGACTGATACCATGGGTCGGTATTCCACAACAAATCATGATACAGATCAGAATATTAGAAGAACCAATAACGCAAACCAGAATTTTGAAATGACCAATACGGTATATGAGAATCTTTCAAGAGCTGAGAGTACTGACCAGGATTTTGAAAGGGCTGAAAGTGCAGACCAAGACATTGGAAGGGTTGAGAGTGTAGACCAGGATTTTGAAAGAGCTGATACTGCAGACCAGGATGCTGAAAGAAATGAGACTGCAGACCAGGAAGCCATGAGATACAGTAGTGAAGACCAGGATTCTTTGAGAGCTGACAGTGTTGACCAGGATTCTGTGAGCGCAGAGCAATATTCTGTGAGGACTGACAGTGTAGAGCAAGATCCCATAAAGATTGACAGCAGAAGTCAGGATCTTTTAATGATTGACAAAGACCAGGATTCCATGAGGACAGAGAGTGCAGAGCATAGTGCTGCAAAAAACAACAGTCAGGATATGGACGGGATGAAAAGCATTGCTGAGAGCTCTATGAGGAACTATTTTATACCTCAGTATCCACTGAATGCCAACGTCACAGGCCAGTATCCAGTGATGGCCAATGGTGGGGAGGAATATTTTTTTCAGGCTTACTCCAGACCTCATTTTCCTGTGAGAAGCTATATAGTGAACCCAGTTTCTACAAGGGCCTACATGGCAGTTCAGAATCCTACTTGGGTTGACAGCACAGAGCAGGACTTCAATAAGATGATGAGTCCAACACAAAGTCCTGCAAAGAGCTCAGATCAAAGTCATGCAAAGACAAGAAGCTCAGAACAAAATTCTGCAAAAACACGAAGCCCAGAACACAGTCTTCCAAAAACAAGTAGCCCAGAACATAGTCTACCAAAAACAAGCCCAGAACACAGTCTTCCAAAAACAAGCCCAGAACACAGTCTTCCAAAAACAAGCCCAGGAAACAGTCTTCCAAAAACAAGAAGCCCAGAGCACAGTCGTCCAAAAACAAGCCCAGAACACAGTCTTCCAAAAACAAGAACCCCAGAACACAGTCGTCCAAAAACAAGAAGCCCAGAACACAGTCTCCCAAAAACAAGAAGCCCAGAACATAGTCTTGCAAAGCCTCGAGGCCTAGAACAGAGTGTTGTAAAGACCCAAAACCTAGAACAGAGTGTTGTAAAGAACAGAAACCCAACACAAAGTTCTGCAAAGACCAGAAGTCCAGGCCAGAATTTTGCAAAGAACAGAAGCTTAATTCAAGGGCCTGTGGAGAATAGAGAGCAACCCCCGGGCCCTATGAAGACCAAATCCCCAGGCCAGGACAACACAATCAGCAAGACAGAGGAACCTGTAGGTACCTATGTctcagctcagtatcctgtagcgaTTCGCTATCCAGGCTTATATCCTATAAGGAGCTACTTACCATCTCATTATCCCTCAGGTCCTTATTATACACATCATGTACCTGTGAAAACCTATGTGACACCTCCATGTCCTATGAGAAACTGTGTTACACCACAATACCCTATGCAGACCTACTTCCAATACCCCTTGATGAACTACAGTTCACCACAGTATCCTGTGAGATCCTACCAAATTCCTGTGTATCCTTTGAAGACCAACATGGAACTTAAATATCCTGCGAGGAGTCTCAGCCTTTAA